A genome region from Maridesulfovibrio salexigens DSM 2638 includes the following:
- a CDS encoding YicC/YloC family endoribonuclease translates to MPVSMTGFGRAETTEDKWSHVWEIRSVNSRFLDLKWRLPNSLRGYESRWEKIVRKYGSRGRVDLSLNLEVFSTELLGISLNQLQAKAMVDQLKDMAAADGVEFTPDYNRLFNISGLWRDASSEPDPQMAKSISEGLEKALANWKESREDEGADLVRDLEERFTLLKEYTEKVKVKVPEILETKREALIERVKGNMENLGAEYIEDRMVQEVAILTDKLDVSEEITRLDAHLERIFEVLRGNKDAGKRLDFLLQETFREINTCGNKCQDSEVSRIVVEFKAELEKCREQVQNIE, encoded by the coding sequence ATGCCCGTAAGTATGACCGGATTTGGTCGCGCTGAGACCACCGAAGACAAATGGAGCCATGTTTGGGAAATCCGCAGTGTTAACTCCCGTTTTCTGGACCTGAAATGGCGTCTGCCCAACTCCCTGCGCGGCTATGAATCCCGCTGGGAAAAGATCGTAAGAAAATATGGCTCCCGCGGTCGCGTAGACCTTTCCCTGAATCTTGAAGTTTTCAGCACCGAACTGCTGGGCATCAGCCTGAACCAATTGCAGGCAAAAGCTATGGTTGACCAGCTCAAAGACATGGCTGCTGCTGACGGTGTGGAGTTCACTCCTGATTACAACCGCCTGTTCAATATTTCCGGTCTCTGGCGTGATGCTTCCAGCGAACCTGATCCGCAGATGGCAAAGTCCATCAGCGAAGGTCTGGAGAAGGCACTGGCAAACTGGAAGGAATCCAGAGAAGACGAAGGTGCAGACCTCGTTCGCGATCTTGAAGAGCGTTTTACCCTGCTCAAGGAATACACCGAGAAGGTAAAAGTTAAGGTCCCTGAAATTCTTGAGACCAAGCGCGAAGCTCTGATCGAAAGAGTTAAGGGCAATATGGAAAATCTGGGCGCTGAATACATCGAAGACCGCATGGTGCAGGAAGTTGCTATCCTGACCGACAAGCTGGATGTTTCCGAAGAGATCACCAGACTTGATGCGCACCTTGAGCGTATTTTCGAAGTTCTGCGCGGCAACAAGGACGCCGGTAAGCGTCTTGATTTCCTGCTGCAGGAGACTTTCAGGGAAATCAACACCTGTGGTAACAAGTGTCAGGATTCCGAAGTGAGCAGGATTGTTGTCGAGTTCAAGGCTGAGCTTGAAAAATGCCGTGAACAGGTTCAAAACATTGAGTAA
- the gmk gene encoding guanylate kinase has protein sequence MTDRRIPEKKGQVLVLCAPSGTGKSTLVKKLREDFPQIGFSISCTTRDPREGEEDGKDYFFLSVDEFNEKLEAGEFAEWAEVHGNFYGTPKKPVEKMLFKGMDILFDIDFQGCMQLMESMPDGIFVFLMPPSYGELRKRLEGRNTDTEHVINRRMMNAMKEMASAPKFEYWIVNDDLDKAYGELKAIYLAGKNRPCSNPGLLESILSTWE, from the coding sequence ATGACTGATCGACGTATCCCGGAAAAGAAAGGGCAGGTGCTGGTTCTCTGCGCTCCCTCCGGTACTGGGAAAAGTACGCTGGTTAAAAAACTGCGCGAAGACTTTCCTCAGATCGGTTTTTCAATTTCCTGCACCACCCGCGATCCCCGTGAAGGTGAGGAAGACGGTAAGGATTACTTTTTTCTTAGCGTAGATGAATTCAACGAAAAGCTGGAGGCCGGAGAATTTGCGGAGTGGGCCGAGGTCCATGGCAATTTTTACGGCACTCCGAAAAAGCCGGTTGAAAAGATGCTCTTTAAGGGCATGGATATCCTCTTTGACATTGATTTTCAGGGCTGCATGCAACTGATGGAATCAATGCCTGACGGAATTTTCGTTTTCCTGATGCCTCCGTCTTACGGTGAATTGCGCAAACGTCTTGAAGGACGCAATACCGATACTGAACATGTAATTAACCGCCGCATGATGAATGCCATGAAGGAAATGGCTTCCGCGCCGAAGTTTGAGTACTGGATCGTCAATGATGATCTGGATAAAGCTTATGGCGAACTTAAGGCTATTTATCTTGCCGGAAAAAACCGTCCCTGCAGTAATCCGGGACTTCTTGAAAGTATTTTAAGCACTTGGGAGTAA
- the mtaB gene encoding tRNA (N(6)-L-threonylcarbamoyladenosine(37)-C(2))-methylthiotransferase MtaB — protein sequence MDTVMKKFWITTLGCKINQYESESVRERWLRMGYEQAENDAEAHEIIINSCAVTQAALRDLRQTVRGINRRNPEGKIIIAGCAAQVFAKELAELPGVADVIPQERKFELLKLEDGPESTDDTTIFQPFEIDDYERSRAVVKVQDGCSHRCTYCIVPITRGPSVSRAVDDVLKEISRLLAAGFREMIISGINLSHYGREFEEKIDFWDLMERIEDEFGQEWGGRARLRISSLEPGQLKERALEIFAKSKLICPQLHLSLQSGDRQVLKRMGRGHYKPEDVLVFLDKLKEVWPVFGLGADILTGFPGETEEEFNNTLEFCRKLPLSYAHVFPYSIRPGTAAASMKGQLDGPTKKERGRILRELVEEKKQEFLQKISEMDSLKVLFQNKNKGICEFYSTCILEEGFENEVPRDLVEVIPVAAKDGSLMVKIK from the coding sequence ATGGATACGGTAATGAAAAAATTCTGGATCACCACTTTAGGTTGCAAGATCAACCAATACGAAAGCGAATCTGTTCGCGAACGCTGGCTGCGCATGGGCTACGAGCAGGCCGAAAATGATGCTGAGGCCCATGAGATCATTATTAACTCCTGCGCTGTGACTCAGGCGGCGCTGCGTGATTTGCGCCAGACCGTGCGGGGAATTAACCGCCGTAACCCCGAAGGTAAAATAATTATCGCCGGATGCGCTGCTCAGGTTTTTGCCAAGGAACTGGCTGAACTCCCCGGAGTTGCCGATGTAATTCCGCAGGAACGTAAATTTGAGCTGCTCAAGCTTGAAGATGGACCTGAATCAACTGACGACACCACAATTTTCCAGCCGTTTGAAATTGATGATTATGAACGCTCAAGGGCGGTGGTCAAAGTTCAGGACGGCTGTTCCCATCGCTGCACCTACTGCATCGTACCCATTACCAGAGGGCCGAGTGTGAGCCGTGCTGTGGATGATGTACTTAAAGAGATCAGTCGTTTGCTGGCGGCTGGGTTCCGCGAGATGATTATCAGCGGTATTAACTTGAGTCATTACGGTCGTGAGTTCGAAGAGAAGATTGATTTCTGGGATCTCATGGAGAGGATTGAGGATGAATTCGGCCAAGAATGGGGAGGGCGCGCGAGGTTGCGCATCAGCTCCCTTGAGCCGGGACAGCTTAAAGAAAGGGCGTTGGAAATTTTCGCCAAGTCCAAGCTGATCTGCCCGCAGCTGCATCTCTCCCTGCAAAGCGGAGATCGGCAGGTGCTTAAGCGTATGGGCAGAGGCCACTACAAACCTGAAGACGTGCTGGTCTTTTTGGATAAGCTTAAAGAGGTTTGGCCTGTTTTTGGGCTTGGAGCAGATATTTTGACCGGTTTTCCCGGTGAAACCGAGGAAGAATTCAATAATACGCTTGAATTTTGCCGAAAACTTCCTCTTTCTTATGCGCACGTTTTTCCGTACTCTATACGTCCGGGCACCGCAGCCGCTTCTATGAAGGGGCAATTGGATGGTCCGACTAAAAAGGAACGGGGCCGGATTCTGCGGGAGCTGGTCGAAGAAAAGAAGCAGGAATTCCTGCAAAAAATTTCAGAAATGGACTCATTGAAAGTCCTTTTCCAAAATAAAAATAAGGGCATTTGTGAATTCTATTCCACCTGTATTCTGGAGGAAGGATTTGAAAACGAAGTGCCCCGTGATTTAGTAGAAGTAATACCCGTAGCAGCCAAAGACGGCAGCTTAATGGTGAAAATAAAATAA
- a CDS encoding DUF370 domain-containing protein — protein sequence MQKQTLLNIGFGNFVVSSRVITIVNPSSSPMRRLREDARQEGRLVDATQGRKTRSIIVTDSNHVILSAIQAETIGHRYTSEEVEND from the coding sequence ATGCAGAAGCAGACATTATTAAATATCGGTTTTGGTAATTTTGTGGTTTCAAGCCGCGTAATCACCATCGTCAACCCTTCTTCTTCACCCATGCGCAGACTGCGTGAGGATGCCAGACAGGAAGGGCGTTTGGTGGACGCAACTCAGGGCCGTAAAACCCGTTCGATTATTGTTACCGATTCCAACCATGTCATCCTTTCGGCAATTCAGGCGGAAACCATCGGGCACCGTTATACTTCCGAGGAGGTTGAGAATGACTGA
- a CDS encoding DEAD/DEAH box helicase translates to MSFDQFKFDMRLISGIRSAGYEVPTPVQLKAIPAVLQGRDVMGLAQTGTGKTAAFVLPVLQRLLDEEAEKRGPVKVLVLSPTRELALQTHETFIELGRQTGIRSAAVYGGAGIGKQAKEVKKVTVINATPGRLLDLLEREEIDLSQVDTLILDEADRMLDMGFMDEVEKVLAKLPAERQNLMFSATMPDAINSLSKNILHDPEVVRVAVTVSADGVSLYSCPVPVHLKQSFLKVLFNEIEFERVLVFVRTKRWARRLAQRLAKGGLAAADLHGDLSQSKRNRTLNGFKFGDFTVLVATDLAARGIDCSNISHVINYDMPDNVEIFVHRTGRTGRADAKGTAYTFVADEDKARLAEIEESLGYGLELFYLDTFNYNAPKLDFSAPVPDKNGRKKRNTQHKK, encoded by the coding sequence TTGAGTTTCGACCAGTTTAAATTTGACATGCGCCTTATTTCGGGCATCCGCAGTGCCGGATATGAAGTCCCGACCCCTGTGCAGTTAAAGGCTATTCCTGCTGTGCTTCAGGGGCGCGATGTCATGGGTTTGGCCCAGACCGGGACTGGCAAGACTGCCGCTTTTGTATTGCCGGTGCTGCAACGTTTGCTGGATGAAGAAGCGGAAAAACGTGGTCCGGTAAAGGTTTTGGTTCTTTCGCCCACTCGTGAACTGGCCTTGCAGACACATGAGACTTTCATTGAACTGGGACGGCAGACCGGAATTCGCAGTGCTGCGGTCTACGGCGGTGCCGGAATCGGCAAGCAGGCCAAGGAAGTTAAGAAAGTCACTGTGATCAATGCCACTCCCGGAAGGCTGCTTGATCTTCTGGAACGTGAGGAAATAGACCTTTCCCAAGTGGATACCCTGATTCTTGATGAAGCTGACCGTATGCTCGATATGGGCTTTATGGATGAAGTTGAGAAAGTACTCGCAAAGCTGCCTGCCGAGCGTCAGAATCTTATGTTCTCGGCAACCATGCCCGATGCAATCAATAGTCTTTCCAAAAATATTCTGCACGATCCTGAAGTTGTGCGGGTTGCAGTGACGGTCAGTGCAGACGGGGTAAGCCTGTATAGTTGTCCGGTTCCTGTGCATTTGAAACAGAGTTTTCTCAAAGTCCTGTTCAATGAAATTGAATTTGAGCGGGTATTGGTCTTTGTTCGCACCAAGCGTTGGGCCAGAAGACTTGCCCAGCGTTTAGCCAAGGGCGGTCTGGCTGCTGCGGATCTGCATGGAGATCTTTCCCAGAGCAAGCGCAACCGCACTCTTAACGGTTTCAAGTTCGGTGATTTTACCGTGCTTGTAGCAACCGATCTTGCCGCACGCGGTATTGATTGTTCCAATATTTCTCACGTTATCAATTACGATATGCCGGACAATGTTGAAATTTTTGTCCACCGCACCGGCAGGACCGGACGGGCGGATGCTAAGGGCACAGCCTATACCTTTGTTGCTGATGAAGATAAGGCGCGGCTTGCCGAGATTGAAGAATCCCTGGGTTACGGGCTGGAGCTTTTTTATCTGGATACCTTTAATTACAATGCTCCCAAACTTGATTTTTCTGCACCTGTTCCAGATAAAAATGGTCGTAAAAAGCGCAATACTCAACATAAAAAGTAA
- a CDS encoding ribonuclease H-like domain-containing protein — translation MLERTFCHLKGIGSTTEAKIWQAGANSWNDILDGVATPLSDAKMNELEKGCGESKQKLEAYDANWFADRLPASDQWRMYSHFRDNVAYIDIETTGTDAHSCDITTIALWNGKEIKTYVQGKNLYDFEEEIAKYPLIVSFNGKCFDVPFIEKYFGIKVDAAHIDLRFVFRSLGITGGLKGIERYFGMDRGDAEGLDGYFAVLLWNEYEMNGDERALETLLAYNVLDSVNLENLMIKGYNLHIERFSQHDLTPLAEKPEPLNPFRAHREVVDGIRAKYSGESSFRRF, via the coding sequence ATGCTCGAAAGAACTTTTTGTCATCTCAAGGGAATTGGAAGCACAACTGAAGCCAAAATCTGGCAGGCTGGAGCGAATAGCTGGAACGACATCCTTGATGGAGTTGCCACGCCCCTTTCCGATGCAAAAATGAATGAATTGGAAAAAGGCTGCGGTGAATCAAAGCAGAAGCTTGAAGCATATGATGCTAACTGGTTCGCTGACCGTCTTCCTGCTTCCGACCAGTGGCGGATGTATTCTCACTTCCGCGATAATGTCGCTTATATTGATATCGAAACTACCGGGACAGATGCCCATAGTTGCGATATTACCACCATTGCGCTTTGGAACGGTAAAGAAATCAAGACATATGTGCAGGGTAAAAACCTATATGATTTTGAAGAAGAAATAGCTAAATATCCGCTTATAGTCAGCTTTAACGGTAAATGTTTTGATGTTCCGTTCATTGAAAAATATTTCGGTATCAAGGTTGATGCCGCTCATATAGACTTGAGATTTGTTTTCCGCTCTCTGGGTATTACCGGAGGCCTGAAAGGAATTGAGCGTTATTTCGGTATGGATCGCGGTGACGCTGAAGGGCTGGATGGTTATTTTGCCGTGCTGCTTTGGAATGAATATGAAATGAACGGTGATGAGCGCGCTCTTGAAACACTTCTGGCTTACAACGTGCTGGATAGTGTGAATCTGGAAAACCTCATGATCAAAGGATACAACCTGCATATCGAGAGATTCTCCCAGCATGATCTTACTCCCCTTGCCGAAAAGCCTGAACCTTTGAATCCATTCAGAGCCCATCGTGAAGTTGTGGATGGAATCAGGGCTAAATATTCCGGGGAAAGTTCTTTTCGCAGGTTCTGA
- a CDS encoding class I SAM-dependent methyltransferase: protein MQEQSTVEMGNIHHALVDPEEMVIDPSLYSDSPLLDDVDRMSDPSVRISDSMIMGMVLKFFYCYVHKGGFDKPVPLEEVSKLCEMFSRHRSLNEPNDDIELMNYLRQWSFSLRMLADITKTSHIIRSIVTQNISPKLLEQDEYVGLDIGTGTGILLLAQHIHARRNGFKNITLYGIEYDKMVGLQSYKIFKELGIAEIILGDARDAKNYAPLTNKVVTFVSNETVAAMHQPLRREHFVSICRTLFRTLGKNIKDAAFFPEGLIAFCKDLNVSVLLAKNTAFQGPKEYHDMNLFPQGIIIEGNIVPLHQLGEELLPYLSDWAQRRLPRRW from the coding sequence ATGCAGGAACAAAGCACAGTTGAGATGGGTAATATTCACCATGCGCTAGTGGATCCGGAAGAGATGGTCATTGATCCATCGTTATATAGCGACAGCCCCTTGCTGGATGACGTGGATCGTATGAGTGATCCTTCAGTCAGAATTTCCGATTCAATGATCATGGGAATGGTACTCAAATTTTTCTATTGCTATGTACATAAAGGCGGTTTTGATAAACCTGTCCCTCTTGAAGAAGTAAGCAAGCTTTGTGAAATGTTCAGCCGCCACCGCAGTCTCAATGAGCCTAATGATGATATTGAGCTTATGAATTATCTGCGTCAGTGGTCTTTTTCCTTGCGTATGCTTGCTGATATTACCAAGACCAGTCACATTATCCGCTCCATCGTGACTCAGAATATTTCCCCCAAGTTGCTCGAACAGGATGAATATGTCGGCCTTGATATCGGGACCGGAACCGGAATCCTCCTGCTTGCTCAGCATATTCATGCGCGGCGGAACGGTTTCAAGAACATTACCTTGTACGGTATTGAGTACGATAAGATGGTCGGGTTGCAGAGCTACAAGATTTTCAAAGAACTGGGCATTGCTGAAATTATCCTCGGCGATGCAAGGGATGCCAAGAATTACGCTCCGTTGACCAATAAGGTAGTGACTTTTGTATCCAACGAGACAGTAGCAGCCATGCACCAGCCTCTGCGACGTGAACATTTTGTCTCAATTTGTAGAACTCTGTTCCGCACTCTTGGTAAAAATATCAAAGATGCCGCTTTCTTCCCAGAAGGATTGATTGCTTTCTGCAAGGATTTGAATGTTTCAGTCCTTCTGGCTAAAAATACGGCTTTTCAGGGCCCCAAAGAATATCACGATATGAATTTGTTTCCGCAAGGTATCATAATCGAAGGAAATATCGTACCCTTGCATCAGCTTGGCGAGGAATTGTTGCCTTATCTTTCAGATTGGGCACAGCGCAGGCTGCCGCGCAGGTGGTAG